The proteins below come from a single Clupea harengus chromosome 21, Ch_v2.0.2, whole genome shotgun sequence genomic window:
- the LOC105894529 gene encoding keratin, type I cytoskeletal 18-like isoform X1 gives MSRTSSASMFGGAGGRDSRASVSTLRGLRSALRPDSRRDGDNYASTPADDKQTMKGLNNRLSGYLGRVRQLEKSNNDLEDKIRDILKKRGKTTDHDWEEIERPLVDLKKQVRQKTLENARLILQIDNSKLANEDFKNKMETELLVRQNVERDLSDLRKVIDDTQLSKMQLESQIEAVKEELAYLKKDHRDDAMALRQKVKESDVTVEMDSPDSTLADTLNKIRGQYESVAVKNRDETDSWYNKKFDNIKVEVAKNTESLQSSKNELNDLRRQKQLLEIDVQSMNNMHISLEETMQDTEGRYGRELARLNRLLQQLESDLGQVRDQVERQSEDYQALLNVKMKLEAEIESYRCLLHGIDDDGEFSLESALKSEPPKKESAKKTKAKAADKVPEEKAGPDTPAKK, from the exons ATGTCTCGTACTAGCTCCGCAAGTATGTTCGGTGGGGCCGGGGGAAGAGACTCCCGGGCTTCTGTGTCCACTCTGAGGGGTCTCCGGAGCGCTCTGCGCCCCGACTCCCGAAGAGATGGCGACAACTATGCCTCGACCCCCGCCGATGACAAGCAGACCATGAAGGGCCTGAACAACCGTCTGTCCGGGTACCTGGGTCGGGTGCGGCAGCTGGAGAAGTCCAATAACGATCTGGAGGACAAGATCAGAGACATtttgaagaagagaggaaagaccACCGATCATGACTGGGAAGAGATTGAGAGACCTCTGGTTGATCTTAAGAAGCAG GTGCGCCAAAAGACCTTGGAGAATGCTCGTCTTATTCTGCAGATTGACAACAGCAAACTGGCAAACGAAGATTTCAAAAACAA AATGGAGACTGAACTGCTTGTGCGTCAGAATGTGGAGCGGGACCTTTCCGACCTGCGCAAGGTCATCGATGACACCCAGCTGTCTAAGATGCAGCTGGAGAGTCAGATCGAGGCCGTCAAAGAGGAACTGGCTTATCTCAAGAAGGATCACCGTGAT GATGCGATGGCGCTGCGTCAGAAAGTAAAGGAGTCTGACGTTACCGTGGAGATGGACTCACCTGACTCTACCCTGGCTGACACCCTCAACAAGATACGCGGGCAGTATGAATCGGTTGCCGTGAAAAACCGCGACGAAACTGACAGCTGGTACAATAAGAAG tttgATAACATCAAGGTTGAAGTGGCTAAAAATACAGAGAGTCTCCAGTCCAGCAAGAATGAGCTAAATGACCTGCGTCGCCAGAAACAGCTCCTGGAGATTGATGTGCAGTCTATGAACAATATG CACATTTCTCTGGAGGAGACCATGCAGGACACAGAGGGCCGTTACGGCCGTGAGCTGGCCCGCCTCAACCgcctgctgcagcagctggagagCGACCTGGGCCAGGTCAGGGACCAGGTGGAGCGGCAGTCTGAAGACTACCAGGCACTGCTCAACGTCAAGATGAAGCTGGAGGCTGAGATTGAGAGCTACCGCTGCCTACTGCACGGCATCGACGACGA CGGTGAGTTCTCCTTAGAAAGTGCCTTAAAGAGCG AGCCCCCAAAGAAAGAGTCAGCTAAGAAGACTAAGGCAAAAGCAGCGGACAAAGTTCCTGAGGAGAAAGCCGGGCCCGACACTCCAGCCAAGAAGTAA
- the LOC105894529 gene encoding keratin, type I cytoskeletal 18-like isoform X2 translates to MSRTSSASMFGGAGGRDSRASVSTLRGLRSALRPDSRRDGDNYASTPADDKQTMKGLNNRLSGYLGRVRQLEKSNNDLEDKIRDILKKRGKTTDHDWEEIERPLVDLKKQVRQKTLENARLILQIDNSKLANEDFKNKMETELLVRQNVERDLSDLRKVIDDTQLSKMQLESQIEAVKEELAYLKKDHRDDAMALRQKVKESDVTVEMDSPDSTLADTLNKIRGQYESVAVKNRDETDSWYNKKFDNIKVEVAKNTESLQSSKNELNDLRRQKQLLEIDVQSMNNMHISLEETMQDTEGRYGRELARLNRLLQQLESDLGQVRDQVERQSEDYQALLNVKMKLEAEIESYRCLLHGIDDEAPKERVS, encoded by the exons ATGTCTCGTACTAGCTCCGCAAGTATGTTCGGTGGGGCCGGGGGAAGAGACTCCCGGGCTTCTGTGTCCACTCTGAGGGGTCTCCGGAGCGCTCTGCGCCCCGACTCCCGAAGAGATGGCGACAACTATGCCTCGACCCCCGCCGATGACAAGCAGACCATGAAGGGCCTGAACAACCGTCTGTCCGGGTACCTGGGTCGGGTGCGGCAGCTGGAGAAGTCCAATAACGATCTGGAGGACAAGATCAGAGACATtttgaagaagagaggaaagaccACCGATCATGACTGGGAAGAGATTGAGAGACCTCTGGTTGATCTTAAGAAGCAG GTGCGCCAAAAGACCTTGGAGAATGCTCGTCTTATTCTGCAGATTGACAACAGCAAACTGGCAAACGAAGATTTCAAAAACAA AATGGAGACTGAACTGCTTGTGCGTCAGAATGTGGAGCGGGACCTTTCCGACCTGCGCAAGGTCATCGATGACACCCAGCTGTCTAAGATGCAGCTGGAGAGTCAGATCGAGGCCGTCAAAGAGGAACTGGCTTATCTCAAGAAGGATCACCGTGAT GATGCGATGGCGCTGCGTCAGAAAGTAAAGGAGTCTGACGTTACCGTGGAGATGGACTCACCTGACTCTACCCTGGCTGACACCCTCAACAAGATACGCGGGCAGTATGAATCGGTTGCCGTGAAAAACCGCGACGAAACTGACAGCTGGTACAATAAGAAG tttgATAACATCAAGGTTGAAGTGGCTAAAAATACAGAGAGTCTCCAGTCCAGCAAGAATGAGCTAAATGACCTGCGTCGCCAGAAACAGCTCCTGGAGATTGATGTGCAGTCTATGAACAATATG CACATTTCTCTGGAGGAGACCATGCAGGACACAGAGGGCCGTTACGGCCGTGAGCTGGCCCGCCTCAACCgcctgctgcagcagctggagagCGACCTGGGCCAGGTCAGGGACCAGGTGGAGCGGCAGTCTGAAGACTACCAGGCACTGCTCAACGTCAAGATGAAGCTGGAGGCTGAGATTGAGAGCTACCGCTGCCTACTGCACGGCATCGACGACGA AGCCCCCAAAGAAAGAGTCAGCTAA
- the LOC105894528 gene encoding intermediate filament protein ON3-like yields the protein MCLCRFEEELQKKMDTENDFVINKKEVDEGYLQRVELELVLEELMNELEFLKQAYQEEIRELESMIVKEKIMLKASSVPDLDLDEIVAAVKKQYEDMAARSREEVEQWNQKKMDVMALKAGKFEDDLRDSKKEMSDLVRQIQRLKHELEAQKKKKENMELEISQTEEKAQGAVDDARNHIDQLQEAMRKAKQVMARQVREYQELMNLKLALDIEIATYRKLLEGEEMRMDGRERDQMDF from the exons ATGTGTCTCTGCAGGTTTGAGGAAGAGCTGCAGAAGAAGATGGACACAGAGAATGACTTTGTGATCAACAAGAAG GAAGTGGATGAGGGCTACCTACAGAGAGTGGAACTGGAACTGGTGCTCGAGGAGCTGATGAATGAACTAGAGTTCCTGAAACAGGCTTACCAAGAG GAAATCAGAGAGCTGGAATCAATGATCGTCAAAGAGAAGATCATGCTGAAGGCCAGCAGCGTTCCTGATCTGGACTTGGATGAGATAGTGGCAGCAGTGAAGAAACAGTACGAAGACATGGCGGCCCGCAGTCGAGAGGAGGTGGAGCAGTGGAACCAGAAGAAG aTGGATGTTATGGCTCTGAAGGCTGGGAAGTTTGAGGATGACCTACGCGATAGCAAGAAGGAGATGTCTGACCTCGTGAGGCAGATCCAGCGGCTGAAACATGAGCTGGAAGCCCAGAAGAAGAAG aAAGAGAACATGGAGCTGGAGATCAGCCAGACTGAGGAGAAGGCCCAGGGCGCTGTAGATGACGCGCGGAACCACATCGACCAGCTGCAGGAGGCGATGCGCAAGGCCAAGCAGGTCATGGCACGCCAGGTGCGCGAGTACCAGGAGCTCATGAACCTCAAGCTGGCACTGGACATCGAGATCGCCACCTACAGGAAGCTcctggaaggagaggagatgag gatggaTGGACGTGAGCGTGACCAGATGG ATTTCTAA
- the LOC116218200 gene encoding keratin, type I cytoskeletal 18-like, whose translation MFGGAGGRDSRASVSTLRGLRRALRPDSRRDGDNYASTPADDKQTMKGLNNRLSGYLGRVRQLEKSNNDLEDKIIDILKRRGKTTDHDWKEIEKPLVDLKKQVRQKTLENARLILQIDNSKLANEDFKNKMETELLVRQHVEQDLSDLRKVIDDTQLSKMQLESQIEAVKEELAYLKKDHRDDVMALRQKVKESDVTVEMDSPDSTLADTLNKIREQYESVAVKNRGETDTWYNKKFDNIKVEVAKNTESLQSNKNELNDLRRQKQLLEIDVQSMNSMHISLEETIQDTEGRYGRELARLNRLLQQLESDLGQVRDQVARQSEDYQALLNVKMKLEAEIESYRNLLLGTDDVAEFSLQHALKSEPPKKESAKKTKAKAADKVPEEKAGPDTPAKK comes from the exons ATGTTCGGTGGGGCCGGGGGAAGAGACTCCCGGGCTTCTGTGTCCACTCTGAGGGGTCTCCGGAGAGCTCTGCGCCCCGACTCCCGGAGAGATGGCGACAACTATGCCTCGACCCCCGCCGATGACAAGCAGACCATGAAGGGCCTGAACAACCGCCTGTCCGGGTACCTGGGTCGGGTGCGGCAGCTGGAGAAGTCCAATAACGATCTGGAGGACAAGATCATAGACAttttgaagaggagaggaaagaccaCCGATCATGACTGGAAGGAGATTGAGAAACCTCTGGTTGATCTTAAGAAGCAG GTGCGCCAAAAGACCTTGGAGAATGCTCGTCTTATTCTGCAGATTGACAACAGCAAACTGGCAAACGAAGATTTCAAAAACAA AATGGAAACTGAGCTGCTTGTGCGTCAGCATGTGGAGCAGGACCTTTCCGACCTGCGCAAAGTCATCGATGACACCCAGCTGTCTAAGATGCAGCTGGAGAGTCAGATCGAGGCCGTCAAAGAGGAACTGGCTTATCTCAAAAAGGATCACCGTGAT GATGTGATGGCGCTGCGTCAGAAAGTAAAGGAGTCGGACGTTACCGTGGAGATGGACTCACCTGACTCTACCCTGGCTGACACCCTCAACAAGATCCGCGAGCAGTATGAATCGGTTGCTGTGAAAAACCGCGGCGAGACTGACACCTGGTACAATAAGAAG tttgATAACATCAAGGTTGAAGTGGCAAAAAATACAGAGAGTCTCCAGTCCAACAAAAATGAGCTAAATGACCTGCGTCGCCAAAAACAGCTCCTGGAGATTGATGTGCAGTCTATGAACAGTATG CACATCTCTCTGGAGGAGACCATCCAGGACACAGAGGGCCGTTACGGCCGTGAGCTGGCCCGCCTCAACCgcctgctgcagcagctggagagCGACCTGGGCCAGGTCAGGGACCAGGTGGCGCGGCAGTCTGAAGACTACCAGGCACTGCTCAACGTCAAGATGAAGCTGGAGGCTGAGATTGAAAGCTACCGCAACCTACTGCTCGGCACCGACGATGT CGCTGAGTTCTCCTTACAACATGCCTTAAAGAGCG AGCCCCCAAAGAAAGAGTCAGCTAAGAAGACTAAGGCAAAAGCAGCGGACAAAGTTCCTGAGGAGAAAGCCGGGCCCGACACTCCAGCCAAGAAGTAA
- the LOC116218201 gene encoding intermediate filament protein ON3-like — protein MTTIRKQGGFSSQSYSVGPSRGYPSMTPARKDLLNPIHTKVDLLYQKAKTNERDQMVGLNDKFVTFIDRVRNLEQENKRLETKLKILMEQERYKGNVDEIVAALSTSLRRHIESLDLDRLKLEGELVRSQDEVEQTREKFEEELQKKMDTENDFVINKKEVDEGYLQRVELELVLEELINELEFLKQAYQEEIRELESMIVKEKIVLKASSVPDLDLDEIVAAVRKQYEDMAARSREEVEQWNQKKMDVLALKAGKYEDDLRDSKKEMSDLLRQIQRLKHEQETLKKKKENMELEISQTEEKAQGAVDDARTHIDQLQEAMRKAKQVMARQVREYQELMNLKLALDIEIATYRKLLEGEEMRMDVRERDQMDF, from the exons ATGACTACCATCAGAAAACAAGGAGGCTTCAGCAGCCAATCATACAGTGTAGGTCCTTCCAGAGGGTACCCCAGCATGACGCCGGCCAGGAAGGACCTGCTCAACCCCATCCACACAAAGGTGGACCTCCTTTACCAGAAGGCGAAGACCAATGAGAGGGATCAGATGGTTGGACTGAATGATAAGTTTGTTACATTTATTGACAGA GTGCGCAACCTGGAGCAGGAAAACAAAAGGCTTGAGACCAAACTGAAGATTCTCATGGAGCAAGAGCGCTACAAGGGCAACGTCGATGAAATCGTGGCCGCGTTGAGCACCAGCCTGCGCCGACATATCGAAAGTCTGGACCTGGACAGACTGAAGCTGGAGGGGGAGTTGGTGCGCAGTCAGGATGAAGTGGAGCAGACCCGTGAAAA GTTTGAGGAAGAGCTGCAGAAGAAGATGGACACAGAGAATGACTTTGTGATCAACAAGAAG GAAGTGGATGAGGGCTACCTACAGAGAGTGGAACTGGAACTGGTGCTCGAGGAGCTGATTAATGAACTAGAGTTCCTGAAACAGGCTTACCAAGAG GAAATCAGAGAGCTGGAATCAATGATCGTCAAAGAGAAGATCGTGCTGAAGGCCAGCAGCGTTCCTGATCTGGACTTGGATGAGATAGTGGCAGCAGTGAGGAAACAGTACGAAGACATGGCGGCCCGCAGTCGAGAGGAGGTGGAGCAGTGGAACCAGAAGAAG aTGGATGTTCTGGCTCTGAAGGCTGGGAAGTATGAGGATGACCTGCGCGATAGCAAGAAGGAGATGTCTGACCTCCTGAGGCAGATCCAGCGGCTGAAACATGAGCAGGAAACCCTGAAGAAGAAG aAAGAGAACATGGAGCTGGAGATCAGCCAGACTGAGGAGAAGGCCCAGGGCGCTGTAGACGACGCGCGGACCCACATCGACCAGCTGCAGGAGGCGATGCGCAAGGCCAAGCAGGTCATGGCACGCCAGGTGCGCGAGTACCAGGAGCTCATGAACCTCAAGCTGGCACTGGACATCGAGATCGCCACCTACAGGAAGCTcctggaaggagaggagatgag gatggaTGTACGTGAGCGTGACCAGATGG ATTtctaa